The Streptomyces sp. NBC_01255 genome window below encodes:
- the glyA gene encoding serine hydroxymethyltransferase, which produces MPVTAPPDEDLDVLRRQDPEIADVLLGEVRRQSDSLQLIAAENFASPAVLAALGSPLANKYAEGYPGARHHGGCEYADAAERIAVERATALFGAEHANVQAHSGSSAVLAAYAALLRPGDTVLAMGLEHGGHLTHGSPANFSGRWFDFVPYGVDAETGLVDYEQVAALARHHRPKAIVCGSISYPRHLDYRIFREIADEVGAYLIADAAHPIGLVAGGAAPSPVPYADVVCATTHKVLRGPRGGMILCGAELAGRIDRAVFPFTQGGAQMHTIAAKAVAFGEASTPAFATYAHQVVEHARVLAAALAAEGFALTTGGTDTHLITADPAPLGVDGRTARARLAAAGMVLDTCALPYGEGRGIRLGTAAVTTQGMGAPEMARVAALFTAALRDDPAETARVRAEVRALTGRFPPFGR; this is translated from the coding sequence ATGCCGGTCACCGCGCCCCCCGATGAGGATCTCGACGTCCTGCGCCGGCAGGACCCGGAGATCGCCGACGTGCTGCTCGGCGAGGTGCGGCGGCAGAGCGACAGTCTGCAGCTGATCGCCGCGGAGAACTTCGCCTCGCCCGCCGTCCTCGCCGCCCTCGGTTCCCCGCTCGCCAACAAGTACGCCGAGGGCTACCCCGGCGCCCGCCATCACGGCGGCTGCGAGTACGCCGACGCCGCCGAGCGGATCGCCGTGGAACGGGCCACCGCGCTCTTCGGAGCCGAGCACGCGAACGTCCAGGCGCACTCGGGCTCCTCGGCCGTCCTGGCGGCGTACGCGGCGCTTCTCAGGCCCGGTGACACGGTCCTGGCCATGGGTCTTGAGCACGGCGGGCACCTCACCCACGGTTCGCCCGCCAACTTCTCCGGCCGGTGGTTCGACTTCGTCCCGTACGGAGTCGACGCCGAGACCGGCCTCGTCGACTACGAGCAGGTCGCCGCCCTCGCCCGGCACCACCGCCCCAAGGCGATCGTCTGCGGTTCGATCTCCTACCCGCGCCACCTCGACTACCGGATCTTCCGGGAGATCGCCGACGAGGTCGGGGCGTATCTCATCGCCGACGCGGCCCACCCGATCGGCCTGGTCGCCGGGGGAGCGGCACCCAGCCCCGTCCCGTACGCCGACGTCGTCTGCGCCACCACCCACAAGGTCCTGCGCGGTCCGCGCGGCGGAATGATCCTGTGCGGCGCCGAGCTCGCGGGGCGGATCGACCGGGCCGTGTTCCCGTTCACCCAGGGCGGCGCCCAGATGCACACGATCGCGGCCAAGGCGGTGGCGTTCGGCGAGGCGTCCACTCCGGCGTTCGCCACGTACGCCCATCAGGTGGTGGAACACGCACGGGTCCTCGCCGCCGCACTCGCCGCCGAGGGCTTCGCGCTCACCACCGGCGGGACCGACACCCACCTCATCACCGCCGACCCCGCGCCCCTCGGCGTCGACGGCCGGACCGCACGCGCCCGGCTCGCCGCCGCCGGCATGGTGCTCGACACCTGCGCCCTGCCCTACGGGGAAGGGCGCGGCATCCGACTCGGTACGGCCGCCGTCACCACGCAGGGCATGGGTGCCCCGGAGATGGCGAGAGTTGCCGCACTGTTCACCGCCGCGCTACGGGATGATCCCGCCGAGACCGCCCGTGTCAGGGCGGAAGTACGTGCCCTGACCGGCCGATTTCCCCCGTTCGGACGCTGA
- a CDS encoding MraY family glycosyltransferase, translating into MRDYLLTLCVTAAVTYLLTGPVRKFAIATGAMPEIRARDVHREPTPRLGGIAMFFGLCTGLLVADHLQNLSSVFELSNEPRALLSGAALIWLIGVLDDKFELDALIKLGAQMISAGVMVAQGLTILWLPIPGVGVVSLTPGQGTLLTVALVVVTINAVNFVDGLDGLAAGMVCIAAAAFFLYAYRLWYGYTIEAAAPATLFTAILMGMCLGFLPHNMHPARIFMGDSGSMLIGLILAASAISITGQVDPDALKIFEGSTRQATHAALPVFIPLVLPLTIIAIPMADLVLAIVRRTWKGQSPFAADRGHLHHRLLEIGHSHSRAVLIMYFWSALIAFGTLAYSVHSASMWIVLGITVLSAIGLVLLLLPRFTPRAPRWAQAVVPPRYRRRKPAPVPEVAASVEVDEGADVAEERVPVPAGLHGATAIGNRGRFSDRRKAGTPS; encoded by the coding sequence GTGCGTGATTACCTGCTGACGCTCTGTGTCACGGCCGCGGTGACGTACCTCCTCACCGGTCCGGTGCGGAAGTTCGCCATCGCGACCGGGGCGATGCCGGAGATCCGCGCCCGCGACGTACACCGAGAACCGACTCCGCGGCTCGGTGGCATCGCCATGTTCTTCGGGCTGTGCACGGGCTTGCTCGTCGCCGACCACCTGCAGAACCTGAGCAGCGTCTTCGAGCTGTCCAACGAGCCGCGCGCGCTGCTCTCCGGTGCCGCGCTGATCTGGCTGATCGGCGTCCTCGACGACAAGTTCGAGCTGGACGCGCTCATCAAGCTGGGCGCGCAGATGATCTCGGCGGGCGTGATGGTCGCGCAGGGTCTGACGATCCTGTGGCTGCCGATCCCCGGCGTCGGCGTCGTCTCCCTGACCCCTGGGCAGGGCACGCTCCTGACGGTCGCCCTGGTCGTCGTCACCATCAACGCCGTGAACTTCGTCGACGGTCTCGACGGCCTCGCCGCCGGCATGGTCTGCATCGCCGCCGCGGCCTTCTTCCTGTACGCCTACCGGCTCTGGTACGGGTACACGATCGAGGCCGCCGCCCCCGCGACGCTCTTCACCGCCATCCTCATGGGCATGTGCCTGGGCTTCCTGCCGCACAACATGCACCCGGCGCGCATCTTCATGGGCGACTCGGGCTCGATGCTGATCGGTCTGATCCTGGCCGCCTCGGCGATCTCGATCACCGGCCAGGTCGACCCGGACGCGCTGAAGATCTTCGAGGGCTCGACCCGGCAGGCCACCCACGCCGCCCTGCCCGTCTTCATCCCGCTGGTGCTGCCGCTCACGATCATCGCGATCCCGATGGCCGACCTGGTCCTCGCGATCGTGCGCCGTACGTGGAAGGGCCAGTCGCCGTTCGCGGCCGACCGCGGGCACCTGCACCACCGGCTCCTGGAGATCGGGCACTCGCACAGCCGCGCGGTGCTGATCATGTACTTCTGGTCGGCGCTGATCGCCTTCGGGACGCTGGCGTACTCGGTCCACTCGGCCTCGATGTGGATCGTCCTCGGCATCACCGTGCTCAGCGCGATCGGTCTGGTGCTGCTCCTGCTGCCGCGCTTCACACCGCGCGCTCCGCGCTGGGCGCAGGCCGTCGTCCCGCCGCGCTACCGGCGCCGCAAGCCGGCCCCCGTACCGGAGGTCGCCGCGAGCGTCGAGGTCGACGAGGGCGCGGACGTGGCGGAGGAGCGGGTTCCGGTGCCCGCGGGGCTCCACGGGGCCACCGCCATCGGCAACCGCGGGCGCTTCTCCGATCGACGGAAGGCCGGAACGCCGAGTTGA
- the atpE gene encoding ATP synthase F0 subunit C translates to MSAALELVNLAAPGDSAKTTLVGNVASIGYGLAAIGPGVGVGIIFGNGTQALARQPEAAGLIRTNQIMGFAFCEALALIGIVMGFVYQ, encoded by the coding sequence ATGTCCGCTGCTCTCGAACTGGTCAACCTCGCCGCCCCCGGTGACTCCGCCAAGACCACCCTCGTCGGCAACGTCGCGTCCATCGGCTACGGCCTCGCCGCGATCGGCCCCGGCGTCGGCGTCGGCATCATCTTCGGTAACGGTACGCAGGCCCTCGCCCGCCAGCCCGAGGCTGCCGGTCTGATCCGCACCAACCAGATCATGGGCTTCGCGTTCTGTGAGGCGCTCGCCCTCATCGGCATCGTCATGGGCTTCGTCTACCAGTAA
- a CDS encoding F0F1 ATP synthase subunit B has protein sequence MNALLLAQAEEPQPPLLPHLDELVIGLIAFVIVFGFLAKKLLPNINKVLDERREAIEGGIEKAESAQIEAQSVLEQYKAQLAEARHEAARLRQEATEQGTAIIQEMKAEGQRQREEIIAAGHSQIEADRKAASASLRQDVGKLATDLAGKLVGESLEDTARQSRTIDRFLDELEEKAEAVR, from the coding sequence GTGAACGCGCTTCTTCTTGCGCAGGCGGAGGAGCCCCAGCCTCCTCTGCTGCCGCATCTTGACGAGCTCGTCATCGGCCTGATCGCCTTCGTCATCGTCTTCGGCTTCCTCGCCAAGAAGCTCCTCCCGAACATCAACAAGGTTCTGGACGAGCGTCGCGAGGCCATCGAGGGTGGCATCGAGAAGGCCGAGTCGGCCCAGATCGAGGCCCAGAGCGTGCTGGAGCAGTACAAGGCCCAGCTCGCCGAGGCCCGCCACGAGGCCGCGCGTCTTCGCCAGGAGGCGACGGAGCAGGGCACCGCGATCATCCAGGAGATGAAGGCGGAAGGCCAGCGCCAGCGCGAGGAGATCATCGCGGCCGGCCACTCGCAGATCGAGGCCGACCGCAAGGCCGCGTCCGCGTCGCTGCGTCAGGACGTGGGCAAGCTCGCCACCGACCTGGCCGGCAAGCTGGTCGGCGAGTCCCTCGAGGACACCGCCCGCCAGAGCCGGACGATCGACCGCTTCCTCGATGAGCTCGAGGAGAAGGCAGAGGCCGTCCGATGA
- a CDS encoding F0F1 ATP synthase subunit delta has product MNGASREALSAARESLDALTDNTSADATKLSDELTAVTALLDREVSLRRVLTDPAQSGEAKAELAQRLLSGQVGGETVDLVSGMVRNRWSRSRDLVDVAEELANIADLTAAQKAGALDDVEDELFRFGRIVSSSPELRSALTDKAATATAKGALLRSLLGGKAHATTERLVVRLVTQPRGRSLEAGLESLSKLAAARRNRMVAVVTTAVPLSDQQKQRLGAVLAKLYGREMHLNLDVDPAVLGGITVQVGDEVINGTIAERLGEATRRLAG; this is encoded by the coding sequence ATGAACGGAGCGAGCCGCGAGGCACTGTCCGCCGCCCGCGAGTCCCTCGACGCACTGACCGACAACACGTCGGCCGACGCGACGAAGCTCTCGGACGAGCTGACCGCCGTCACCGCGCTCCTCGACCGCGAGGTGTCGCTGCGCCGGGTCCTGACCGACCCCGCACAGTCGGGCGAGGCCAAGGCCGAGCTCGCGCAGCGACTCCTGAGCGGTCAGGTGGGCGGCGAGACCGTCGACCTGGTCTCGGGCATGGTGCGCAACCGCTGGTCGCGTTCGCGTGACCTCGTCGACGTCGCGGAGGAGCTGGCGAACATCGCCGACCTCACCGCGGCGCAGAAGGCGGGCGCGCTCGACGACGTCGAGGACGAGCTGTTCCGGTTCGGCCGGATCGTGTCCTCCAGCCCCGAGCTCCGCTCGGCGCTGACGGACAAGGCCGCCACGGCCACCGCCAAGGGCGCGCTGCTCCGCAGCCTGCTCGGCGGCAAGGCCCACGCGACCACCGAGCGTCTGGTCGTCCGTCTGGTGACCCAGCCCCGGGGACGTAGCCTGGAAGCGGGACTCGAGTCCCTCTCCAAGCTCGCCGCGGCGCGCCGGAACCGGATGGTCGCCGTCGTCACCACGGCGGTGCCGCTGTCCGACCAGCAGAAGCAGCGCCTCGGTGCCGTCCTGGCCAAGCTGTACGGCCGGGAGATGCACCTGAACCTCGACGTGGACCCGGCGGTCCTCGGCGGGATCACGGTGCAGGTCGGCGACGAGGTCATCAACGGGACCATCGCGGAGCGCCTCGGCGAGGCGACCCGGCGACTGGCCGGCTGA
- a CDS encoding arsenate reductase/protein-tyrosine-phosphatase family protein: MTAPEGRGIAGFDDSSTFRILHVSTGNVCRSPITERLTRHALCDRLGDPLGGGLIVESAGTWGHEGAPMEANAELVLADFGADYSGFVGRELLDEHVIRADLVLTATRDHRAQVISMGHSAGLRTFTLKEFTRLVRAIDPATLPDAHDEGMVERARALVRAAAALRGWLLAPSVDADEVNDPYGAPITFFRSIGDEINQALDPVVTALTGVSARD, encoded by the coding sequence TTGACCGCCCCTGAGGGGCGTGGCATAGCGGGGTTCGACGACAGCAGCACCTTCCGCATCCTCCACGTCAGCACCGGCAACGTCTGCCGCTCGCCGATCACCGAGCGGCTGACCCGCCATGCCCTGTGCGACCGCCTCGGCGACCCTCTCGGCGGCGGCCTGATCGTGGAGAGCGCGGGCACCTGGGGCCACGAGGGCGCCCCCATGGAGGCCAACGCCGAACTGGTCCTCGCCGACTTCGGCGCGGACTACAGCGGCTTCGTGGGGCGCGAACTCCTCGACGAGCACGTCATCCGCGCGGACCTGGTCCTCACGGCGACCCGTGACCACCGCGCGCAGGTCATCTCGATGGGCCACTCGGCGGGGCTGCGCACCTTCACCCTGAAGGAGTTCACCCGCCTGGTCCGCGCGATCGACCCCGCGACGCTCCCGGACGCACACGACGAGGGCATGGTCGAACGCGCCCGCGCCCTGGTCCGCGCTGCCGCGGCTCTACGCGGGTGGCTCCTCGCCCCCTCGGTCGACGCGGACGAGGTCAACGACCCGTACGGCGCCCCCATCACGTTCTTCCGCTCGATCGGCGACGAGATCAACCAGGCGCTGGATCCCGTGGTGACGGCGCTGACGGGCGTCTCGGCGCGCGACTGA
- the atpB gene encoding F0F1 ATP synthase subunit A: MSADQTLAFDPDCHIFSGCGFPAPGLHTFMYEPIATVAGIEITKPMLLAVLGSIVVVGFFWAAFNKPKLIPGKMQMVGEAGYDFVRRGIVYEIIGKKDGEKYVPFMVSLFFFVWIMNLWSIIPLAQFPVTSLIAFPAGLALIVYVMWISLTFKKHGFVGGWKNIVGYDKSLGAILPMVVVLEFFSNLLIRPFTHAVRLFANMFAGHLLIVMFSLATWYLMNGLGFVYAGASFVMVLVMTAFELFIQAVQAYVFVLLACSYIQGALSEHH; encoded by the coding sequence GTGAGTGCTGACCAGACGCTTGCCTTCGACCCGGATTGCCACATCTTCAGTGGATGCGGCTTCCCGGCTCCGGGCCTGCACACGTTCATGTACGAGCCCATCGCCACGGTGGCCGGCATCGAGATCACGAAGCCGATGCTGCTCGCCGTGCTCGGGTCGATCGTGGTCGTCGGGTTCTTCTGGGCCGCCTTCAACAAGCCCAAGCTGATCCCCGGCAAGATGCAGATGGTCGGCGAGGCCGGTTACGACTTCGTGCGCCGCGGCATCGTCTACGAGATCATCGGCAAGAAGGACGGCGAGAAGTACGTCCCCTTCATGGTGTCGTTGTTCTTCTTCGTCTGGATCATGAACCTCTGGTCGATCATTCCGCTCGCCCAGTTCCCGGTCACCTCGCTGATCGCCTTCCCGGCCGGTCTCGCGCTGATCGTGTACGTCATGTGGATCTCGCTCACCTTCAAGAAGCACGGCTTCGTGGGCGGCTGGAAGAACATCGTCGGTTACGACAAGTCCCTCGGTGCCATTCTCCCGATGGTCGTCGTCCTCGAGTTCTTCTCGAACCTCCTGATCCGGCCCTTCACGCACGCGGTGCGACTGTTCGCGAACATGTTCGCCGGTCACCTGCTGATCGTGATGTTCTCGCTGGCCACCTGGTACCTCATGAACGGCCTCGGCTTCGTCTACGCCGGCGCCTCGTTCGTGATGGTCCTCGTGATGACCGCCTTCGAGCTCTTCATCCAGGCCGTCCAGGCGTACGTCTTCGTCCTCCTGGCCTGCAGCTACATCCAGGGCGCGCTCTCCGAGCACCACTGA
- a CDS encoding F0F1 ATP synthase subunit epsilon yields MAAELHVELVAADRSVWSGEATLVIARTTSGDIGVMPGHQPLLGVLESGPVTIRTSEGATVVAAVHGGFISFADDKLSLLAEICELADEIDAQRAERALERAKSDSDAAAERRADVRLRAVAVR; encoded by the coding sequence TTGGCTGCTGAGCTGCACGTCGAGCTGGTCGCCGCGGACCGGAGTGTCTGGTCCGGCGAGGCCACCTTGGTCATCGCGCGTACCACCTCCGGCGACATCGGCGTCATGCCCGGCCACCAGCCGCTGCTCGGTGTGCTGGAGTCGGGCCCGGTGACCATCCGTACCAGTGAGGGCGCGACCGTCGTCGCCGCCGTCCACGGCGGATTCATCTCCTTCGCCGACGACAAGCTGTCTCTGCTCGCGGAGATCTGCGAGCTGGCGGACGAGATCGACGCCCAGCGCGCCGAGCGCGCGCTGGAGCGTGCGAAGTCGGACTCCGACGCCGCCGCCGAGCGGCGCGCCGATGTCCGGCTGCGCGCGGTAGCGGTCCGCTGA
- a CDS encoding DUF2550 domain-containing protein, which produces MFLALLVCGLVVALVVIGLFVFGLRRRLIQRAGGTFDCSLRWDIPDEPDPTGKGWVYGVARYSGDEIAWFRVFSYAPRPRRVLERSAIVALERRMPEGEEELALLSDAVIQACTYDGIRLELAMSEDARTGFMAWLEAAPPGQRVNVA; this is translated from the coding sequence ATGTTCCTCGCTCTGCTCGTGTGCGGCCTGGTCGTCGCACTGGTGGTGATCGGGCTCTTCGTCTTCGGCTTGCGCAGGAGGCTGATCCAGCGCGCCGGCGGCACCTTCGACTGCTCCCTGCGCTGGGATATCCCCGACGAGCCGGACCCGACCGGCAAGGGCTGGGTGTACGGCGTCGCCCGCTACAGCGGTGACGAGATCGCCTGGTTCCGGGTCTTCTCGTACGCGCCCCGCCCGCGCCGCGTCCTGGAGCGCTCGGCCATCGTGGCCCTGGAGCGCCGGATGCCGGAGGGCGAGGAAGAGCTCGCGCTGCTCTCCGACGCGGTGATCCAGGCCTGTACGTACGACGGGATCCGGCTGGAGCTCGCGATGAGCGAGGACGCCCGGACCGGTTTCATGGCCTGGCTGGAGGCGGCGCCTCCCGGCCAGAGGGTGAACGTGGCGTAA
- the atpD gene encoding F0F1 ATP synthase subunit beta, translating to MTTTVETAAATGRVARVIGPVVDVEFPVDAMPAIYNALHVEVMDPTEEGATKTLTLEVAQHLGDGVVRAISMQPTDGLVRQAPVTDTGTGITVPVGDVTKGRVFNTLGEVLNDDASTVADAPRWTIHRKAPAFDQLESKTEMFETGLKVVDLLTPYVKGGKIGLFGGAGVGKTVLIQEMIVRVAKLHDGVSVFAGVGERTREGNDLMVEMEEAGVLDKTALVFGQMDEPPGTRLRVALAGLTMAEYFRDVQKQDVLFFIDNIFRFTQAGSEVSTLLGRMPSAVGYQPNLADEMGLLQERITSTRGHSITSMQAIYVPADDLTDPAPATTFAHLDATTVLSRPISEKGIYPAVDPLDSTSRILDPRYIAQDHYDAATRVKGILQKYKDLQDIIAILGIDELSEEDKLVVHRARRVERFLSQNTHAAKQFTGVDGSDVPLDESIAAFNAICDGEYDHFPEQAFFMCGGIEDLRKNAKELGVS from the coding sequence ATGACGACCACTGTTGAGACGGCCGCCGCCACGGGCCGCGTCGCCCGGGTCATCGGCCCGGTCGTCGACGTGGAGTTCCCCGTCGACGCGATGCCGGCGATCTACAACGCGCTGCACGTCGAGGTCATGGACCCGACCGAGGAGGGCGCGACCAAGACGCTGACCCTCGAGGTCGCCCAGCACCTCGGTGACGGCGTCGTCCGCGCCATCTCCATGCAGCCCACCGACGGCCTGGTCCGCCAGGCCCCGGTGACCGACACGGGCACGGGCATCACCGTCCCCGTCGGTGACGTCACCAAGGGCCGTGTGTTCAACACGCTCGGTGAGGTGCTGAACGACGATGCCTCCACCGTGGCCGACGCGCCGCGCTGGACGATCCACCGCAAGGCCCCGGCCTTCGACCAGCTCGAGTCCAAGACCGAGATGTTCGAGACCGGCCTGAAGGTCGTCGACCTTCTCACCCCGTACGTCAAGGGTGGAAAGATCGGTCTGTTCGGTGGTGCCGGTGTCGGCAAGACCGTTCTGATCCAGGAAATGATCGTCCGTGTGGCCAAGCTGCACGACGGTGTCTCGGTCTTCGCGGGCGTCGGCGAGCGCACCCGTGAGGGCAACGACCTCATGGTCGAGATGGAAGAAGCGGGCGTTCTGGACAAGACCGCGCTTGTCTTCGGCCAGATGGACGAGCCGCCGGGCACGCGTCTCCGCGTCGCCCTTGCCGGTCTGACCATGGCGGAGTACTTCCGCGATGTGCAGAAGCAGGATGTTCTCTTCTTCATCGACAACATCTTCCGCTTCACCCAGGCCGGTTCCGAGGTGTCGACCCTGCTCGGCCGTATGCCCTCCGCGGTGGGTTACCAGCCGAACCTGGCCGACGAGATGGGTCTCCTCCAGGAGCGCATCACCTCGACCCGTGGTCACTCGATCACCTCGATGCAGGCGATCTACGTCCCCGCGGACGACCTGACCGACCCGGCTCCGGCCACCACCTTCGCCCACCTCGACGCGACGACGGTTCTTTCCCGTCCGATCTCCGAGAAGGGCATCTACCCGGCCGTGGACCCGCTGGACTCCACGTCCCGGATCCTGGACCCGCGCTACATCGCGCAGGACCACTACGACGCCGCCACGCGCGTCAAGGGAATCCTGCAGAAGTACAAGGACCTCCAGGACATCATCGCGATTCTCGGTATCGACGAGCTGAGCGAGGAGGACAAGCTCGTTGTCCACCGCGCCCGCCGTGTCGAGCGCTTCCTGTCCCAGAACACCCACGCGGCGAAGCAGTTCACCGGTGTGGACGGTTCGGACGTTCCGCTCGACGAGTCGATCGCCGCGTTCAACGCGATCTGCGACGGTGAGTACGACCACTTCCCCGAGCAGGCCTTCTTCATGTGTGGTGGCATCGAGGACCTCCGGAAGAACGCCAAGGAGCTTGGCGTCTCCTGA
- a CDS encoding F0F1 ATP synthase subunit gamma — translation MGAQLRVYKRRIKSVTATKKITKAMEMIAASRVVKAQRKVQASTPYATELTRAVTAVATGANDKHPLTTEAENPIRAAVLLLSSDRGLAGAFNSNAIKAAEKLTAKLEGEGREVTVYVVGRRGIAHYNFRERKLAGTWTGFTDQPSYGDAKTIAAPLIEAIEKDTADGGVDELHIIYTEFVSMMTQTAVEARLLPLSLDEVAKEAGESDTLRPLYDFEPSAEDVLDALLPRYVESRIYNALLQSAASKHAATRRAMKSATDNAGDLINNLSRLANAARQAEITQEISEIVGGTAALADATAGSDK, via the coding sequence ATGGGAGCGCAGCTCCGGGTCTACAAGCGTCGCATCAAATCCGTCACCGCGACGAAGAAGATCACCAAGGCGATGGAGATGATCGCCGCCTCGCGTGTCGTCAAGGCGCAGCGCAAGGTACAGGCGTCGACTCCGTACGCGACCGAGCTGACCCGCGCGGTCACGGCGGTGGCCACGGGTGCGAATGACAAGCACCCGCTGACCACCGAGGCGGAGAACCCGATCCGTGCCGCGGTCCTGCTCCTCTCGAGCGACCGCGGTCTGGCCGGCGCCTTCAACTCCAACGCCATCAAGGCGGCGGAAAAGCTGACGGCGAAGCTGGAAGGCGAGGGCCGCGAGGTCACCGTCTACGTCGTCGGCCGTCGTGGCATCGCGCACTACAACTTCCGCGAGCGGAAGCTGGCCGGTACGTGGACCGGGTTCACGGACCAGCCGTCGTACGGCGACGCCAAGACGATCGCGGCACCGCTGATCGAGGCGATCGAGAAGGACACGGCCGACGGCGGTGTGGACGAGCTCCACATCATCTACACCGAGTTCGTCTCGATGATGACGCAGACGGCGGTCGAGGCCCGGCTGCTGCCCCTCAGCCTCGACGAGGTGGCGAAGGAGGCCGGCGAGTCGGACACGCTCCGCCCGCTGTACGACTTCGAGCCGTCGGCGGAGGACGTCCTCGACGCCCTGCTGCCCCGGTACGTCGAGAGCCGTATCTACAACGCGCTGCTCCAGTCGGCTGCTTCCAAGCACGCCGCCACGCGCCGCGCGATGAAGTCGGCTACCGACAACGCGGGAGACTTGATCAACAATCTCTCCCGACTTGCCAACGCGGCCCGCCAGGCCGAAATCACCCAGGAAATCAGCGAGATCGTCGGTGGCACCGCAGCCCTGGCCGACGCGACCGCGGGGAGTGACAAGTAA
- the atpA gene encoding F0F1 ATP synthase subunit alpha has protein sequence MAELTIRPEEIRDALENFVQSYQPDAASREEVGTVSLAGDGIAKVEGLPSAMANELLKFEDGTLGLALNLEEREIGAIVLGEFSGIEEGQSVQRTGEVLSVGVGEGYLGRVVDPLGNPIDGLGEIATEGRRALELQAPGVMARKSVHEPMETGYKAVDAMTPVGRGQRQLIIGDRQTGKTALCVDTIINQRDNWRSGDVNKQVRCIYVAVGQKGSTIASVRGALEEAGALEYTTIVAAPASDPAGFKYLAPYTGSAIGQHWMYQGKHVLIVFDDLSKQADAYRAVSLLLRRPPGREAYPGDVFYLHSRLLERCAKLSDELGAGSMTGLPIVETKANDVSAFIPTNVISITDGQCFLESDLFNAGQRPALNVGISVSRVGGSAQHKAMKQISGRLRVDLAQFRELEAFAAFGSDLDAASKAQLERGQRMVELLKQAQYQPMPTENQVVSVWAGTTGKMDDVPVVDIRRFEAELLAYLRQNHSGLMTSIREGGKMSDDTLQSVGDAIAEFKKQFETSDGKLLGEDAPAAVNVSK, from the coding sequence ATGGCGGAGCTCACGATCCGGCCGGAGGAGATCCGGGACGCACTGGAGAACTTTGTCCAGTCGTACCAGCCGGACGCGGCCTCGCGCGAGGAGGTCGGCACGGTCAGCCTGGCCGGCGACGGCATCGCGAAGGTCGAGGGTCTTCCCTCGGCCATGGCGAACGAGCTGCTGAAGTTCGAGGACGGCACCCTCGGCCTCGCGCTGAACCTCGAAGAGCGCGAGATCGGTGCGATCGTCCTCGGCGAATTCAGCGGCATCGAGGAGGGACAGTCGGTGCAGCGCACCGGCGAGGTCCTCTCCGTCGGTGTCGGTGAGGGCTACCTCGGCCGCGTTGTCGACCCGCTCGGCAACCCGATCGACGGCCTCGGCGAGATCGCGACCGAGGGCCGCCGCGCCCTCGAGCTGCAGGCCCCGGGCGTTATGGCCCGTAAGTCGGTGCACGAGCCGATGGAGACCGGCTACAAGGCCGTCGACGCCATGACGCCGGTCGGCCGTGGTCAGCGTCAGCTGATCATCGGTGACCGTCAGACCGGCAAGACCGCTCTGTGCGTCGACACGATCATCAACCAGCGCGACAACTGGCGCTCGGGCGACGTGAACAAGCAGGTTCGCTGCATCTACGTCGCCGTCGGCCAGAAGGGCTCGACCATCGCGTCCGTTCGCGGCGCCCTGGAAGAGGCCGGTGCGCTCGAGTACACGACGATCGTCGCCGCCCCGGCGTCCGACCCGGCCGGCTTCAAGTACCTGGCGCCGTACACCGGTTCCGCCATCGGTCAGCACTGGATGTACCAGGGCAAGCACGTCCTGATCGTCTTCGACGACCTGTCGAAGCAGGCCGACGCCTACCGCGCCGTGTCGCTGCTGCTGCGCCGCCCGCCGGGCCGTGAGGCCTACCCGGGTGACGTCTTCTACCTGCACTCGCGTCTGCTCGAGCGCTGCGCGAAGCTCTCGGACGAGCTCGGTGCCGGTTCGATGACCGGTCTGCCGATCGTCGAGACCAAGGCGAACGACGTGTCGGCGTTCATCCCGACCAACGTCATCTCCATCACCGACGGCCAGTGCTTCCTGGAGTCCGACCTGTTCAACGCCGGCCAGCGCCCGGCCCTGAACGTCGGTATCTCGGTCTCCCGTGTCGGTGGCTCCGCCCAGCACAAGGCGATGAAGCAGATCTCCGGCCGCCTCCGCGTGGACCTGGCCCAGTTCCGTGAGCTCGAGGCGTTCGCCGCCTTCGGTTCGGACCTGGACGCCGCCTCCAAGGCGCAGCTGGAGCGTGGACAGCGCATGGTCGAGCTGCTCAAGCAGGCTCAGTACCAGCCGATGCCCACCGAGAACCAGGTCGTCTCCGTCTGGGCCGGCACCACCGGCAAGATGGACGACGTCCCGGTCGTCGACATCCGTCGCTTCGAGGCCGAGCTCCTGGCGTACCTCCGCCAGAACCACTCGGGTCTCATGACCTCCATCCGTGAGGGCGGCAAGATGTCCGACGACACCCTGCAGTCCGTCGGTGACGCCATCGCGGAGTTCAAGAAGCAGTTCGAGACCTCTGACGGCAAGCTGCTGGGCGAGGACGCTCCTGCCGCCGTCAACGTCTCGAAGTGA